The Neoarius graeffei isolate fNeoGra1 chromosome 12, fNeoGra1.pri, whole genome shotgun sequence genome window below encodes:
- the LOC132894808 gene encoding potassium channel subfamily K member 4 produces the protein MRCSTLLCILASVVVYLVMGALVFHFLESPYEEGIHIKLLDTRREFLENYTCVSPDILQALIEKVTDAIGAGVDPKNNDTFSSSWDLASAFFFSGTIITTIGYGNISPKTEWGQLFCICYALVGIPMFGFLLAGVGDHLGTGLRNAIAKIEMLFLKWKVSSTIVRIITAVLSILLGCILFVFVPTLVFQEVEKWSLLESAYFVVITLTTVGFGDYVAGDGGVKGTEHWYKPLVWFWILLGLAYFASILTMIGNWLRVLSRKTRAEMEGLRAHATDWTQNIQNMSVDFRIAGKLDDPFKRRRRRRRHGTRSHGTSQSGPGNTGPGESRRQEDRYYDDQSESGSSSYSYTSNESYSESEPSSEATQLEKVPDMIRRKEITDPTFSQPLDYFGENLAYIDESSDAVSGKLHLDPLLDRPESQMAALHKAKRRRPRRTTGKKTLKTSPSKQQHTMPNGVILITPPNNTPPASPQP, from the exons ATGCGCTGCTCTACGCTGCTGTGCATCCTGGCATCTGTGGTGGTCTACCTGGTCATGGGAGCGCTAGTGTTTCACTTCCTAGAGTCTCCATATGAGGAAGGAATCCACATCAAGCTTCTGGACACCCGACGGGAATTCCTAGAAAATTATACTTGCGTGAGCCCTGATATACTCCAAGCACTGATTGAG AAGGTTACAGATGCCATTGGGGCTGGTGTTGACCCAAAGAACAATGACACATTCAGCAGCAGCTGGGACCTTGCCAGCGCTTTCTTCTTCTCTGGCACGATCATCACCACCATTG GTTATGGGAACATCTCCCCAAAGACAGAATGGGGACAGCTGTTCTGTATCTGCTATGCCCTGGTGGGGATCCCTATGTTTGGGTTCCTGCTAGCTGGAGTAGGGGACCATTTAGGAACAGGGCTGAGGAACGCTATTGCTAAGATAGAGATGCTCTTCCTG aagtggaaagtGAGTTCCACTATTGTTCGCATCATCACCGCTGTGCTGTCCATCCTGCTGGGCTGCATACTCTTCGTCTTTGTGCCTACACTGGTCTTCCAGGAGGTGGAGAAGTGGTCCTTACTAGAATCCGCCTACTTTGTGGTCATCACCCTTACCACTGTCGGCTTTGGCGACTATGTAGCAG GTGATGGCGGTGTTAAGGGCACAGAGCACTGGTATAAACCTCTGGTGTGGTTCTGGATTCTACTTGGATTGGCTTACTTTGCCTCCATCCTCACCATGATTGGGAACTGGCTACGAGTCCTGTCCAGAAAAACCCGTGCTGAG ATGGAAGGACTCCGAGCACATGCTACTGACTGGACCCAGAATATCCAGAACATGTCTGTGGACTTCCGCATTGCTGGCAAGCTGGACGACCCGTTTAAGCGCCGACGGCGAAGACGTCGCCATGGCACCCGTAGTCACGGAACCAGCCAAAGTGGTCCAGGCAATACTGGTCCAGGAGAAAGCAGGAGACAAGAGGACAGATATTATGATGACCAATCTGAATCTGGATCCTCCTCATACTCATATACATCCAACGAATCATACTCGGAATCTGAGCCGAGCTCAGAGGCAACCCAGCTGGAGAAGGTGCCAGACATGATCAGGAGGAAAGAAATAACAGATCCTACATTCTCACAACCATTAGATTACTTTGGAGAAAATCTAGCCTATATTGATGAGTCCTCAGATGCTGTTAGTGGCAAACTTCACCTGGACCCGCTCCTGGACAGACCGGAATCCCAAATGGCTGCACTGCATAAGGCTAAGAGGAGACGTCCCAGGAGAACAACAGGAAAGAAAACACTCAAGACTAGCCCCTCCAAGCAGCAGCACACAATGCCCAATGGAGTAATTCTAATAACGCCACCTAATAACACCCCGCCCGCTTCACCACAGCCTTAA